In Drosophila miranda strain MSH22 chromosome Y unlocalized genomic scaffold, D.miranda_PacBio2.1 Contig_Y3_pilon, whole genome shotgun sequence, a single window of DNA contains:
- the LOC117194877 gene encoding DC-STAMP domain-containing protein 2-like, translating into MEIKNAVWICKVCAPIVLCGYLCGTVLTLVWYERHPSLRLQDLNPRWLTIVSLTLLFILLFYGRPVRCILTLAIPSLCSSRGRACLIALAFLLAAIGPTANILANLKVMLRSLACGQELLRQELGQMMDVLIEPAKSIKMAIDLMLDEIRQALSQVMEPLLRIQDYLIIIIAILKNCLAWLKSIVDMCNEELGTPWGRCKRAALRAMTRCQTKLGIFKPLCHATKLFLALCYPAKIIDVFCSGFWDVNWEMLDKVMEQYHDFLGHIKEMFDDKITFEHDFYFNSNSSKDLLKVGEEIVQDINRLLKPLMLMFALLDVLCYILVAAVFIKGTYFYIRYMHSLEYKNVFLTESFYAIDIQRQNDGDALLLPLNRLERRKYIRITSPRLTSSECLYIGGSSFFMIFTSLQLFSICFLDYSLFWMLATMSYYGHQKSGLEVPAYIDLKIKGGGFLVDIMRGISMGFRPLTQKTVLETSECLPQPVEPNHYRYAEILGLCLFAWLVLLTEPYFLRLRHVIMRCFYPERDHERAMYLHNKILTERISVFKLARRQIRAALLYQDRKGHISSFRGNLKRCCCCACLVGAMSSDICIICAKSLSSSTRINCDSLGCKGVFCPRCFSESNNKCCLCHRPIDYGDLSDFSVVQDSSDDPDAQSFTQKQARLDCDGYRKKRINI; encoded by the exons ATGGAAATTAAAAACGCCGTTTGGATATGTAAAGTTTGTGCGCCAATCGTTCTTTGTGGATATCTCTGTGGTACAGTTCTAACACTCGTGTGGTATGAAAGGCATCCGTCCCTGAGATTGCAAGACCTCAATCCTCGATGGCTGACAATTGTAAGCCTGACGTTGCTCTTTATTCTTCTCTTTTATGGCCGTCCAGTCAG GTGCATACTGACTCTGGCTATTCCTTCGTTATGCAGCTCCCGCGGACGCGCTTGTCTTATAGCCCTGGCGTTCCTTCTGGCTGCCATTGGGCCGACTGCCAATATCCTTGCAAACCTGAAAGTGATGCTGCGCAGCCTGGCCTGCGGACAAGAGCTGTTGCGACAGGAACTTGGCCAAATGATGGATGTATTAATAGAACCAGCGAAATCCATTAAAATGGCCATAGATTTAATGTTGGACGAGATTCGTCAAGCTCTCAGTCAAGTAATGGAGCCTCTACTGCGTATCCAAGACTATCTTATCATCATCA TTGCAATCCTCAAGAACTGTCTGGCCTGGCTGAAATCCATTGTGGATATGTGCAATGAAGAGTTGGGCACACCGTGGGGACGTTGCAAGCGGGCTGCCCTTCGTGCCATGACCCGGTGTCAGACCAAGTTGGGAATCTTCAAGCCACTTTGCCACGCTACCAAACTGTTTCTGGCCCTCTGCTATCCCGCAAAGATCATAGATGTATTTTGCAGTGGCTTTTGGGATGTGAACTGGGAGATGCTGGATAAGGTCATGGAGC AGTACCATGATTTTTTGGGTCATATCAAGGAAATGTTTGATGACAAAATCACCTTTGAACACGACTTCTATTTCAACTCAAACTCCTCGAAGGATCTTTTAAAGGTGGGTGAAGAAATCGTACAGGATATCAACAGGCTATTGAAACCATTGATGCTAATGTTCGCGTTGCTGGATGTTCTCTGTTACATTTTGGTTGCGGCAGTGTTTATTAA GGGCACCTACTTCTATATCCGCTACATGCATAGTCTGGAGTATAAGAATGTATTTTTAACCGAATCTTTTTATGCGATCGACATTCAGAGACAGAATGATGGAGacgcgctgctgctgcccctgaATCGACTTGAAAGAAGGAAATACATAAGG ATCACCAGTCCGCGTCTCACCTCTTCCGAGTGCTTGTATATTGGGGGGAGTTCCTTTTTCATGATTTTTACCTCCCTGCAATTGTTTTCCATTTGCTTTTTGGATTATAGCCTCTTCTGGATGCTGGCCACCATGTCGTACTATGGCCATCAGAAGTCCGGACTAGAAGTGCCTGCCTATATAGATCTGAAGATCAAAGGAGGAGGGTTTTTGGTTGATATAATGCGAGGGATATCCATGGGGTTTCGGCCCCTCACTCAGAAAACCGTCTTGGAAACGAGTGAATGTTTGCCTCAGCCTGTAGAACCGAACCATTACAGATATGCTGAGATATTGGGACTCTGTCTATTCGCCTGGCTGGTCCTGCTGACGGAGCCGTATTTCCTGCGCCTACGTCATGTGATTATGCGTTGCTTCTACCCGGAGCGAGACCATGAGAGGGCCATGTATCTGCACAACAAGATCTTGACTGAGCGAATAAGCGTATTCAAGTTGGCACGTCGCCAGATCCGCGCTGCCTTATTGTACCAGGATCGAAAAGGCCACATCAGCTCGTTCAGGGGCAATTTGAAGCG atgctgctgttgtgccTGTCTGGTTGGTGCCATGAGTAGTGATATCTGCATCATTTGCGCCAAGTCCTTAAGCTC TTCCACCCGCATAAATTGCGACTCACTAGGCTGCAAAGGTGTCTTCTGCCCGAGGTGTTTCAGTGAATCCAACAACAAATGCTGCCTGTGTCATCGGCCAATAGATTATGGCGATTTAAGTGATTTCTCTGTAGTTCA GGACTCATCTGATGATCCTGATGCACAATCGTTTACGCAGAAGCAAGCTAGGTTGGATTGCGATGGATATCGCAAGAAAAGAATCAATATTTAA